In Gemmatimonadales bacterium, the DNA window GCTCATCCGGTGCAATCTTACCCCGTTCAACCAGTACTTGAGCCGCCGCGACCGCCGCTCCGCCCTCCGGGCACGCATCGACCCCCTCGAGGGTGGAAAGCCGGTTCGCAGCGGCCACTAGGGCGGCGTCGGACACCGCGACCGCCCCACCCCTGCTCTCGCGGAGCGCTCGAAGCATCAGGGCCCCGCCAAGCGGATCCGGAACCCGCAGCCCGCTCGCCACCGTTTCGGGGTTCGGCCAAGGCTCGCACTGGTTATCCCCCCGCTCGAACGCCGTGACCACGGGGGCGCAGCCGGTGGCCTGGACGGAGAAGAGCCGGGGCATGGGCCCCTCCACCCAGCCGGCGTCTAGCAGCTCACCGAAGACCTTCCACATGCCGATGAGGCCGGTGCCGCCGCCGGTCGGGTAGATGATGGCTCCGGGCAGTGTCCATCCCAGCTGCTCAGCGATCTCCAGACCGAGAGTCTTCTTCCCCTCGATCCGGTAGGGTTCCCTCAGCGTCGATAGATCCATGGCCTGCGTTTGGGCCGCGTGGGCCCGCGCCAGTTTGCCGCAGTCTCCGATGTGACCGTCGATGGTTTCGAGGTCGGCCCCATACGCGGCGATCTGCCCGAGGAGTGGCGCGGGTGTCGTGCGTGGGGCGTACACCTTTACCGCGGCGCCCGCGCGCGCCCCGTAGGCAGCCGCGGCGACGCCGGCGTTTCCAGCCGTGGGTAGAACGAACCTGGTCACCCCGGCCAGTACCGCCCGCGTGATCGCCGCCGCGAGGCCGCGCGCCTTGAACGAGCCGGTCGGATTGACGGCCTCGTCTTTCACCCACAGGTCCTCGATGCCGATGGCGCCGCCGAGCCTCCTGGCGCGCAGCAGCGGTGTCCCGCCTTCGCCGAGCGAGATCGGCGCCTCATCGCCGACCAGCGGGAGGAACTCCCGGTAGCGCCACATGGTGCGCGCCCGCGCCGGCAGCGCCTCACGCGCCGCGGCGGGAATGCGTCGCGCGTACCGCACTAGATAGGGCGACCCGCAGTCGGGGCAGACCGTGGGAAGGCCGTCGGCGCCGACCACCCGCCGGCATCCTGAACATTCGAGTGACCAGTCCATGAGAGACACGTTATGGGTAATGGGTGATAGGTAATGGGGTGATGGGGTCAGTCTCCGAGGTGGACATTCTGGAGGATCCGCTCGGCCATCACCGCCGAAATGCCGGGCACCGTAGCCAGCTCTTCGACCGTCGCCGACTTCACGCCCTCGAGCGAACCGAATCGCTCCAGCAGGGCGCGCCGCCGGGTCGGGCCGACGCCGGGAATCTCGAGCAGCGCCGATGTGATGGTGCGCGCCGTCCCCCGTTTCCGATTGAAGGTGACGGCCACCCTATGCGCCTCGTCGCGGGCGCGCTGGAGCAATCGAAGCGAGGGGCTCCGCCGTGGCAGCCGCAGCGGATCGGGCCGGTCGGGCAGATAGATCTCCTCCTCCCGCTTTGCCAGGCCCACGAAGGGCAGCGGCGGGGCCGCAGCGCCGCGCGCCGCCGCGAGCGCGGCGTTCAACTGGCCGCGACCGCCGTCCACCACGAAGAGGTCGGGCAGGGGCTTGTCCTCGGCGAGGCGTCGCGTGAAGAAGCGCGTCACCATCTCCCCCATCGAGGCGAAGTCGTCCTGGCCCTCGACCGACTTGATCTTGTAGCTGCGATACTCGCTCCGCTTCGGGCGGCCGTTCTCGAACCACACGATGGAGCCGACGGTGTCCCTGCCCTGCGCCGTGCTGATGTCCGCGCAGACCAGGCTCCGCGGCACTGCCGCGAGTCCGAGATCCCGGCCCAGCGCGTAGACCGGGTCCTCGGCGCGCTCGGCGCCCTCGAAGGTCTCGAGGCGCAGCGTTTCGAGGAGGTGGATGGCGTTCTGCTCGGCGAGGTCAACGAGACGGCGGCCGAGTCCCCGCTGAGGCACGGCCAACCGCGCGTCGCCCAGCATCTCCCGGAGCGCCTCCTCGTCGGCGGGCGGGCACGGCAGCAGCACGCTGCGCGCGCGACGCGGCCTCGGCAGGTAGTAGCGCACTACGAAAGCCGTCAGGACCTCGGGCTCGGGCACGCCGTCGACGCCGACGAGGAACGTATGCTCCCGGCCGATCACCTTGCCATCGCGGACCCGCATCACGACCGCGCAAGCATCGTCCTCGTCCCGCGCGAGGGCGATCGCGTCGCAGTCGCCTCCGCCGACGCGCTCGACGGTCGGCGGCTCCTCGATCTGGTCGAGCCGCTTGAGCCCGTCGCGAAGCTCCGCGGCCAGCTCGAAATCCATCGCCCCCGAAGCCCGCCGCATCCGCCCGCGGAGCCGGTTGCGCACTTCGAGCGTTTTGCCCTCCAGGAACAGGAGTACATCCTGCACCATGCGGCGGTACGACTCCGCGCTCTCCCGGCCGACGCACGGCGCCCGGCACTTTCCGATGTGGTAGTCGAGACATGGCCGTTCGGGCGCGTCGCGCGGGAGGTCGTAGTGGCAGGAGCGCACCGTGAAGAGACGCCGGACCACGCGCAGCGTCTGCCGGAGCGCGCCCACGTCGGTGTACGGCCCGAAGTAACGCGCTCCGTC includes these proteins:
- the uvrC gene encoding excinuclease ABC subunit UvrC, whose amino-acid sequence is MPDESLQRSLAALPDAPGVYLWKDAEGNVIYVGKANNLRTRARWYFGDEAAGNPRLALLQRRIAGVETIVVPSEAQALLLENNLIKEHLPRFNVNLRDDKRYPWLAVTVQEPFPRILVTRAAADDGARYFGPYTDVGALRQTLRVVRRLFTVRSCHYDLPRDAPERPCLDYHIGKCRAPCVGRESAESYRRMVQDVLLFLEGKTLEVRNRLRGRMRRASGAMDFELAAELRDGLKRLDQIEEPPTVERVGGGDCDAIALARDEDDACAVVMRVRDGKVIGREHTFLVGVDGVPEPEVLTAFVVRYYLPRPRRARSVLLPCPPADEEALREMLGDARLAVPQRGLGRRLVDLAEQNAIHLLETLRLETFEGAERAEDPVYALGRDLGLAAVPRSLVCADISTAQGRDTVGSIVWFENGRPKRSEYRSYKIKSVEGQDDFASMGEMVTRFFTRRLAEDKPLPDLFVVDGGRGQLNAALAAARGAAAPPLPFVGLAKREEEIYLPDRPDPLRLPRRSPSLRLLQRARDEAHRVAVTFNRKRGTARTITSALLEIPGVGPTRRRALLERFGSLEGVKSATVEELATVPGISAVMAERILQNVHLGD
- a CDS encoding threonine synthase, which encodes MDWSLECSGCRRVVGADGLPTVCPDCGSPYLVRYARRIPAAAREALPARARTMWRYREFLPLVGDEAPISLGEGGTPLLRARRLGGAIGIEDLWVKDEAVNPTGSFKARGLAAAITRAVLAGVTRFVLPTAGNAGVAAAAYGARAGAAVKVYAPRTTPAPLLGQIAAYGADLETIDGHIGDCGKLARAHAAQTQAMDLSTLREPYRIEGKKTLGLEIAEQLGWTLPGAIIYPTGGGTGLIGMWKVFGELLDAGWVEGPMPRLFSVQATGCAPVVTAFERGDNQCEPWPNPETVASGLRVPDPLGGALMLRALRESRGGAVAVSDAALVAAANRLSTLEGVDACPEGGAAVAAAQVLVERGKIAPDERIVVVNTGAGVLYGRTSSNLLT